Part of the Mycolicibacterium mageritense genome is shown below.
GCCGGTAAGAACTTCGGCAAGCAGCTCCTGCAGATCGCTGAGCCCACTGGCGGAAATTCCTGACACCGACACGCAGCCGCCTCCATCTCCGGTTCATCCTGCGGTGATGGCGCGGGCTACTCGCGCTTCTGCGCCGAGGATGCAGAGTCGACGCAAAAGGACGGGCACCCGATGTGGGTACCCGTCCTTTCAGTTGTGGGTCAGCGGCCGTTGCCGAACACCGGTGTGACGCTGCCGACGGTGGCCTGGTGCTGGATGTCATGCACCCACTGGTTGTGGGTGACGTCGGCCTGGGCCGGGGCAGCCAGCCCGAAAACGGCGGCGGCGAAACCTGCGGCGATGGCGCTGGCAAATCCAAACTTCTTCATGTCGAAGCCCTTCTGTTTCGGAGTTCGAGCCGTGGCGGCGAGGTCGCGGTTCGGATGTTTGTCCACCGGTTCGGGGGTTTCCTACCCGGTCTGACTGCCACAACACGCTGCTCAACGCACTTAATTCCGCTGGCAGAAATTGACCGCCCGATGGCAGCAATCAACCGCCTGAACGCCGCCGGCTGTGACCGCGAACACGCGCCACACACATACACCGGCAAATAGCTCGGCATTCATCCTGCGCAACGCCGCGCTGCTGCTCGTCGTGCTACACCCGCAACCGATCGACGCAACGTCATGAGCCGCCGACAGGGCTCTCCCGGCTGGAAGGTCGACGCGGTGCATGCTGGGATGTGCCGGCCACAACGAGAATGATGGGAGCGTCTATGCTGCGCCGCTATGTCACGGCCGATGTATTCGCCGACCGGCCCTTCGGCGGAAACCCCGTGGCCGTGGTGCTGGATGCCGACGGTCTGACCGACCCACAGATGCAGGCTTTGGCGGCCGAGTTCAACTACATCGAGACGACATTCGTCCTGCCTGCACGCAAACCGGACCACACCGCCCATGTCCGCATCTTCACTCCCGACCGTGAAGTGCCGTTCGCCGGTCATCCCAACATCGGCACGGCGTTCCTGTTGGCACGCCACCGAATTGCCGAGGGTGGTTCGGCACCGCGACGGTTCCAGTTCGAGGAAGCAGCAGGCCTCGTCGAGATTGAGCTGATGGTCGAAAACGACGAGGTCGTCGGCGCCGAGCTTCTCGCTCCCGAGGCTTTGTCGCGCGCAACGATCGTTGCACCCGATGCCGCGGCCGCGTGTATCGGCCTTGACGGTCAAGACGTCCGCACGGTCATCCATGGTCCGCAGGTCATCTCGGTGGGTCTGCCGTTTCTCACTGTCGAGCTGCATTCCCGGGACGCTTTGCGCCGCGCTCGTCCGGACCGACGAGCTTACGATGACCTGTTCCCCCTGGACGGCGCGAAGGCGGTGTACCTCTACACACGCGACGACGCAACTCGCAGTGCCACAACGGATATGGACTTGTCGGCGCGGATGTTCACATTCCGTTTGGTGGAGGATCCGGCCACCGGCAGCGCGGCAGCAGCCCTCGCAGCGCTGTTGTCAGACGTTCAGGGCACCGACGTTGCGCTGCGGATTCGGCAGGGCGAAGACATGGGCCGGCCGTCCACGGTGGTTTCGCGAAGTGTGCGAGACGGCAGCGCCGTCCGGGCAAAGATCCGGGGCCGCTGCGCCGAGATGTTCACCGGGACATTCGACTTGGATTGAACGGCAACAGATTCAGAGCACGGGGCCATAGCGCGGACTTCTGTTCCGACATCACGACCCCAGGTCAGTTATGGCCAAAAATGTGGGATACGTGTCGTTGACGCCACACGGTTGGCCGTGAAGGCTGGAAGCCATGAAGGCAGTCACCGTCGTAGGGTTCCGCGGCGTTCAGGCCCTGGATATCGTCGGCCCCTTCGAGACGTTCACCAGCGCCGCTCGGTTCGTCGACGACGAAGCTTGGCAAAGCACAGGATACGAGGTCGCCCTCGCCTCGGTTGGCGGTGAACCGGTAGCCGCCAGTACAGGATTGGTGCTGTCCGCACGCCCACTGCCAGAACCCGACCAGGTGGATACCGTGGTGATCCCGGGTGGAGTTGGTATATCGAGAAATTCAGACCCCGCACTCATCGAGTGGGTGAAGGAGACGGCCAGGCATGCACGCCGAATCGTCAGCGTCTGCACCGGAGCGTTTCTGCTCGCCGAGGCCGGTCTGTTGGACGGCCGTCAGGCGACCACCCATTGGGCATTCGCCGAGCGGCTGGCGCAACGCTATCCAGAAGTACGGGTCGATCCGAACCTCATGTTCGTCAGGAGTTCGCAGCAGGTGTGGACCGCTGCCG
Proteins encoded:
- a CDS encoding GlxA family transcriptional regulator, producing the protein MKAVTVVGFRGVQALDIVGPFETFTSAARFVDDEAWQSTGYEVALASVGGEPVAASTGLVLSARPLPEPDQVDTVVIPGGVGISRNSDPALIEWVKETARHARRIVSVCTGAFLLAEAGLLDGRQATTHWAFAERLAQRYPEVRVDPNLMFVRSSQQVWTAAGVSAGIDLSLALVELDHGTEVAKAVARWLVLYLRRPGGQGQFAAPVWTPRARRDEIRHVQEAIEADPAAPHTMGTLAAAAAMSVRHFTRVFTSEIGEGPGAYVDRVRTQAARRQLEETADPVSAIAARCGFGTAETMRRNFIRQLGVSPDAYRKAFT
- a CDS encoding PhzF family phenazine biosynthesis protein; protein product: MLRRYVTADVFADRPFGGNPVAVVLDADGLTDPQMQALAAEFNYIETTFVLPARKPDHTAHVRIFTPDREVPFAGHPNIGTAFLLARHRIAEGGSAPRRFQFEEAAGLVEIELMVENDEVVGAELLAPEALSRATIVAPDAAAACIGLDGQDVRTVIHGPQVISVGLPFLTVELHSRDALRRARPDRRAYDDLFPLDGAKAVYLYTRDDATRSATTDMDLSARMFTFRLVEDPATGSAAAALAALLSDVQGTDVALRIRQGEDMGRPSTVVSRSVRDGSAVRAKIRGRCAEMFTGTFDLD